Proteins encoded in a region of the Pelmatolapia mariae isolate MD_Pm_ZW linkage group LG16_19, Pm_UMD_F_2, whole genome shotgun sequence genome:
- the LOC134644145 gene encoding toll-like receptor 8, translating to MTKDLRKYQKTDYGCGALKIAENAFKNLTKLKQLRLNGNCLTEIPRNLPRSVKKLELNINKVSMDKLNNSFIGLENMTMLLLSKNCYFRNPCGKSVAINENTFALLKKLKYLDLSYNNLTHVPKGLPQSITILRLDTNKIENIYKDDFQGLENVKFLDIQGNCPRCHNAPYPCVPCPNGSIDIHPDAFQRLTQLETLNLGGNSLNYLDPSWFQTLTNLTQLFLEFNFLQKAVTGEDTSVKAFSYLHRLEKLDLSFNYALGLYPEKLTLSKDFSQLRSLKSLHLNALVFQSIRPDTLRPLYDLKNLSHLYLSTNFIIHSDPTVFSKLSHLRMIYLGENRLYPTTVESLPTLTDRNNENSEVSMSPFVKLTPKDSIYEVLHRNTKQECSNSGRVLILSSNNLFFISPKQFVGYGNISCLNLSRNGFSQALNGTEFKMLPNLTYLDLSFNRVDLAYNNAFKELKKLQVLDLSYNSHYFEAFGVTLNLNFTQNLPVLRVLNMSHNEISTLTTKEMYSKSLAELIFAQNHLGKLWKDRDGSYKKLFTNLSNLTVLDISINGIAKIPDDVYEYLPHNITTLCISHNSLSDVNWDKLPFHQLQILDLSYNSLSTLTTINSNITQTLTFLDLSHNHIFHADNCFLKSLKSLMTLSLSNNKLTIVNETTFKSGPANLTLFLQGNPFECTCDLLDFVLWIEQSDVKIPRLTTQVTCNTPVNLKGQGLIHFSIHQCINPSRAFQIYTLTTSIIILFMIVSTVAHLFYWDVSYVLHYMKAKLKGYRSFYSPDTIYDVFVTYDTKDPQVSEWVMSNLRVQLEEEGDKYHPLCLEERDWPPGVPLVDNLTQSIQYSRKTLFVLTKGYVKTGAFKLAMYLAHQRLLDENVDVIVLLMLEPVLQHSHFLRLRKRLCESSVVEWPRTAAAEPWFWQNLRSVIRVDNQVMYNKTYSKYFTTK from the exons ATGACCAAGGACTTG AGGAAGTACCAAAAG ACTGATTATGGATGCGGAGCACTGAAGATCGCTGAAAATGCTTTCAAAAATCTGACAAAACTCAAGCAACTACGACTGAACGGCAACTGTCTGACTGAAATTCCACGCAATCTCCCCCGCAGTGTGAAAAAACTTGAGCTAAACATTAACAAAGTTAGTATGGATAAACTGAACAATAGCTTTATTGGCTTGGAAAACATGACAATGCTGTTGTTATCTAAAAACTGCTACTTCCGCAACCCTTGTGGGAAATCTGTCGCTATCAACGAAAACACTTTTGCACtactgaaaaaactgaaataccTGGACTTGTCTTATAACAACTTAACCCATGTTCCTAAAGGACTACCCCAGTCAATTACAATCTTACGTCTGGATACCAACAAAATAGAGAACATATATAAAGATGATTTTCAAGGGTTAGAAAATGTCAAATTCCTTGATATACAAGGCAACTGTCCAAGATGTCACAATGCTCCATACCCTTGTGTTCCTTGCCCTAACGGTTCTATTGACATACATCCTGATGCATTTCAAAGACTGACACAGCTTGAGACACTGAACCTGGGAGGAAACTCACTAAATTACCTTGATCCCTCTTGGTTTCAAACGCTAACGAATCTTACACAATTGTTTCTGGAATTTAACTTTTTACAAAAAGCTGTAACTGGTGAGGACACATCGGTTAAAGCTTTCAGTTATCTTCACAGGCTGGAAAAACTTGACCTGTCTTTCAATTATGCTCTCGGATTGTACCCAGAAAAACTAACACTTTCAAAAGACTTTTCACAGCTCAGGTCACTGAAAAGTTTGCATTTGAATGCTCTGGTATTCCAGAGTATTAGACCAGACACACTCAGACCTCTGTACGATCTGAAAAATCTGTCTCATTTGTACTTAAGCACTAACTTCATTATTCACTCTGACCCTACCGTGTTCAGCAAGCTTTCCCACTTAAGAATGATATATCTCGGAGAAAACAGGTTATATCCCACTACAGTAGAAAGTCTACCAACTCTAACAGACAGAAATAATGAGAATTCAGAAGTTTCTATGTCACCATTCGTAAAACTCACTCCAAAAGACTCAATTTATGAAGTACTACACAGGAATACAAAGCAAGAATGCTCCAATTCTGGACGAGTGCTCATCCTCAGCTCAAATAATCTGTTCTTCATTTCTCCAAAGCAGTTTGTGGGATATGGAAATATTTCATGTCTCAACCTCTCCAGAAATGGATTTTCACAGGCACTTAATGGCACAGAGTTCAAGATGTTGCCTAATCTGACATATCTCGACTTATCTTTCAATAGGGTTGATCTGGCCTATAACAACGCCTTCAAAGaactaaagaaattacaagtaCTAGACCTCAGTTACAATTCACACTACTTTGAAGCATTTGGGGTAACGcttaatttaaattttacacAAAATCTACCTGTGCTAAGAGTGCTTAATATGAGTCATAACGAGATTTCCACACTGACAACAAAAGAAATGTATAGCAAATCATTAGCAGAACTTATATTTGCACAAAATCATCTAGGGAAACTTTGGAAAGACAGGGATGGCTCATACAAGAAACTTTTCACTAATCTTTCTAATTTGACAGTTTTAGATATATCCATTAATGGCATTGCAAAGATTCCAGATGATGTTTATGAATATCTGCCACATAACATCACCACACTGTGCATAAGTCATAACTCACTCAGTGATGTTAATTGGGACAAACTGCCTTTCCATCAACTTCAAATTTTGGACCTAAGTTACAATTCTCTGTCTACTTTAACAACTATTAACTCAAACATCACACAAACTTTGACTTTCCTTGACCTGAGTCATAATCACATTTTCCATGCAGacaattgttttttaaagagtCTAAAAAGCCTCATGACTCTCAGCCTGAGTAACAACAAATTGACTATTGTCAATGAAACTACCTTCAAATCAGGACCTGCAAACCTGACTCTGTTCCTACAAGGAAATCCATTTGAGTGTACTTGTGATTTGTTAGACTTCGTTTTGTGGATTGAACAGAGTGATGTAAAGATCCCAAGACTGACCACTCAGGTGACATGTAACACACCAGTGAACTTAAAGGGACAAGGATTGATACATTTTAGCATTCATCAGTGTATAAATCCCAGTCGGGCATTTCAGATCTACACTCTAACAACTTCTATCATTATTCTTTTCATGATTGTTTCAACAGTTGCTCACTTATTTTACTGGGATGTTTCCTATGTCCTGCACTATATGAAAGCTAAGCTGAAAGGGTACAGATCCTTCTACTCGCCAGATACTATTTATGATGTCTTTGTGACATATGACACAAAAGACCCACAGGTCTCTGAGTGGGTGATGAGCAATCTGCGGGTGCAACTGGAGGAAGAGGGAGACAAGTATCATCCACTGTGTCTGGAAGAGAGGGACTGGCCCCCAGGAGTCCCACTGGTGGACAACCTCACCCAGAGCATCCAGTACAGTCGCAAGACTCTGTTTGTCTTAACAAAGGGCTACGTTAAGACCGGTGCTTTCAAGCTAGCAATGTATCTGGCCCACCAAAGACTGCTGGATGAAAATGTGGATGTGATAGTACTGCTAATGCTGGAGCCTGTCCTGCAGCATTCTCACTTTCTGCGCTTGAGGAAGCGACTGTGCGAGAGCAGTGTTGTAGAGTGGCCGCGAACAGCAGCCGCAGAGCCCTGGTTTTGGCAAAACCTGAGAAGTGTCATAAGAGTAGATAATCAAGTGATGTACAACAAGACCTATTCAAAATACTTCACCACCAAGTGA